DNA sequence from the Deinococcus depolymerans genome:
CTGACCGAACAGGGCCTCGTGTCGCACGCCCCGTACCAGGGCGCCCGCCTGACCGCCGAGGGTGAACGCGTCGCCATGGAAGTCCTGCGCCACCACCGCCTGCTGGAACTGTTCCTGCACCGCGCGCTCGGCGTGCCGCTCGACGAACTGCACGAGGAGGCCGAGCGGCTCGAGCACGCCCTGAGCGAACGCCTGGAAGCCCGCATCGCCGCGTGGCTGGGCGACCCCACGCACGACCCGCACGGCGACCCGATCCCCACCCTGCAGGGCGAGATGCCCACCCGCGCCGAGCGCCGCCTGTCGCAGCAGGCCGTGGGCGACGAGGTGACCGTCACGCGCGTCCCGGACGGAGACGCCGGGCAACTGCGGACCCTGCTGAACGTGGGCCTGACCCCCGGCGCGACCCTGGAAGTCCGCGAGATCGACACGGCCCTGGGCACCCTGACCGTCTGGGTGGACGGACACACCCTGACCGTGTCGCTGGGGGTCGCCGCGCAGGTGCACGTGGCCGCGCCCCACGCATGACGCTGCCCGCCTCCCACCCGGGCCGCGTCCGGCGGCAGCTGCGGGCCGCGCACCTGGCCCTGACGTTCCTGACGACCCTGCCGCTGCCGCACGTCACCGAGATCCGGGACGGGGACTTCGCGCGGGCCAGCGCGTACTACCCGCTCGCCGGGTACGCCGTGGGCGGCGTGGTGACGGGGCTGCTGTGGCTGGACGTGCCGCTGCCCGGCGGCGTGACCGCCGCGCTGGGCGTGGGCGCGTGGCTGCTGCTGACCGGGATGCTGCACTTCGACGGACTGGTGGACAGCGCCGACGCCCTGTTCGCCATGAAGACCCCCGCGGAGCGGCTGGTGATCCTGCGCGACGTGCACGTGGGCGCGTTCGGACTGGCGACCGGGGGGCTGTCCCTGCTGCT
Encoded proteins:
- a CDS encoding metal-dependent transcriptional regulator encodes the protein MTARSLSPSAEDYLKHLLRLGQTGKVSTQALADALNVAPASATGMLRKLTEQGLVSHAPYQGARLTAEGERVAMEVLRHHRLLELFLHRALGVPLDELHEEAERLEHALSERLEARIAAWLGDPTHDPHGDPIPTLQGEMPTRAERRLSQQAVGDEVTVTRVPDGDAGQLRTLLNVGLTPGATLEVREIDTALGTLTVWVDGHTLTVSLGVAAQVHVAAPHA
- a CDS encoding adenosylcobinamide-GDP ribazoletransferase, with the translated sequence MTLPASHPGRVRRQLRAAHLALTFLTTLPLPHVTEIRDGDFARASAYYPLAGYAVGGVVTGLLWLDVPLPGGVTAALGVGAWLLLTGMLHFDGLVDSADALFAMKTPAERLVILRDVHVGAFGLATGGLSLLLLWSLLSAPIPPLAPLVAAVAARTLLLIPMNTYPAARAESLGARSREGRLWAALLLAAPTLLIPGAWAAWLSALVGALLVAAFAARRLGGGLNGDTYGMIVVTAELLALTAFAWGR